A region of the Candidatus Hydrogenedentota bacterium genome:
TGGAACGGCGCGGATATCTGGCTGCGGGCAAGTGAGGAAGCGCTTCGGCGCCGCTTAATTGGCCCGCGCCCGCCGGTGTTCCAGCCAGTCCTCGTTGAACGCCGTGTGCATGATGGAATAGCGGCGGTAGGTGTAGAGCAGGTGCACCGTGCCGTCCGACGCCTGGATGATGCTTGGGTAAGAGAATTCGCCGTGGTCCGTGGCCAGGGTAATCAGGTCTCCCCAGGTCTCGCCGTCGTCATGGGACTGCACGATGACCATCGGGTACCGCGAGCCGGACTCGGTGTCGGTGTATACCTGGAGCACGCGCCCGCTTTTCAGTTTCACCGTGTCCAGGCCGGAGTCCGGGTTGCGCCGGTCCGTCGGCGTGGCGGGCGTCCACGTGTGGCCGTGGTCTTTCGACACGCTCTTCACCGTGCGGGGGCTGCCGCGCATCAGGCAGAGCAGGTCGCCGTTGTCGCGCACTACCACCGTGGGCTGGCTGCCCCCCCGGATGAAACCCCGGCGTGACCATTCCCCCGTGGTTTCATCCAGCACGAGCAGGAACGAGCCGCCGCCCTCGCCCCGCACGTTCCCGCTGATGGGCAGCGCGAAGGTGCCGTCGGCCAGGGTCACCGGCGTGTTGCGCGGCAGCCAGCCGAGACTGTCCCCGATTTCCACATCCGCGCTCCAGGTGTGCCCGTTGTCGCCGGATGTGCGCGTCAGGAGGCGGCAGTCGCCCCAGCCCGAGCCGCGCCGTTTCGGCCAGGAGCCCTCCATCCGGCCCCAAATGATGTGCATGCGCCCGTCCGGACCCTGGAAGATCACCGCGTTGCCCGGCGGCTGTCCGTGGTTTACCAGAAAGCGCTCCGGCGCCGACCAGGCGGCCGCGCCTTTCACCAGCCGCGCCAGGTAAAGCGCCTGGTCTTCGGCCGACTCGTAGCTCCCGCCGTACCACAGCGCCAAAATGTCGCCGTTCGGCGCCTCCGCCACGGTGGAGCAGTGGTGAACCGCAGCGCCGGGAACCTCCTGAAAGATGAACTGGCTGCGGAACTGCGGCAGCCCGTACAGGTTTTCCACGTCCCGGCGCGGGTTGCGCGCCTTGACGGATGTCCCCTTTGCGGGCGTCCGCGCGGTTTCGACCGGGACACGGTTGAGATACTGCGTGATGGCCCGCTCAAGGCCCGGTTCATAGGCGGCGCCGCCAAGACCGCCCTTGTAAATCAGCCTGCCCCGGTGGTCAAGCAGGAAAAACTCCGGGGTCGTGGCGGCGCCGAACGCCTTCAGCGCCTCCCCCTTCACATCGCGGTAAACGGGGAAAATCGCGCCGAGATTCGTGGCGAAGCGGCGCAGTTCGTCCCCGCTTTCCTCCGGGTTCGCGCTGACGCCGATGAACAGCACATCGAAGCGGTTCGCCTCGTGGATTTCGTTAATCCGCGCCATTTGCGACGCCGTCGTTTCGCAGCGTGACGAAAGAAAGAACACAACCGTGCCCCGGCGCGTGTGGTGGTTGTCCATGATCCGTTCGAAACCGTCAAGGGTTTCAAGGGTCACCGCGGGCGCCAGCCCGCCGATGCCCAGCGCCGTCGCGCCCCCTCCCGCCAGCAGCAACGCCGCCGCCAGCATAACAGCCGGCGTGTTTGACCGTGTCATCGTGTGTCTCCTTCGGGCCGCACCTGTTGAACCGCCAGTCATGCGGCGGCGCGGATAATGAGCCTATTGGACCCGAAAAGAGGGCCGGTCTTCAAACGCCCGCGGTTTCCCATCCACTTTGGGTGTCTTAAAAAAAGGACAACCACACGCCCCACACGCAGTCATCACACCGGACAGGCATGGTAGCCCATGTTCAGGGAATGACGCGGACCGTGTCTGAACCGGAGAAGGCCGCCCCTGATTTCATGGTGCCTGTCAGGGTGAGCGCCGCCTCCGGCGGGGAGACAATCGCCTTGACCGCCGACTCGTCAAACTCGCCGACTATCTGTCCATGGTTGTCCACATGGGTCCAGGAGACGGCAATGCCGTTCAACTTCAGGGAGGCGGCATTGACATCCCTGGCCAGTATGGCCGTGTGGACGGTAACCGTACCGCCCTGGACCTGGCTGAGAATGAGCGTCTGGGGGGATACGGCCACACCAAGCAAGTCTTCCGTGCGGCTGCCACAGCAGGCCGCATTGGAGAACAGCCCCACCCCCAAACACAGGGACACAAGACATGTCACAATCATGGCCGGTTTCATCGTCTTGTCCTCCATGACAACCTTGACCAAAGCGAGTATACCATCCTTTTCAGCCCTCTGCGGGGGGGGGGGGCTGTTCCAGGAAGGAGTTTGATTTCGTGATTCTCTGTGTGGCTCATCTCACACGACCGGGTTTTGTGGTACAATTATGTTGATTCTAATAATGCTAAATATGAATATTTAATCAAATTAGGCAAGCTGAAGAAGAGCGGCGTTGTCGGCATCAGATGACGCAAACAACAGGTTTGGAGGCGCTGACTCATGGCCGACCGTTCAGAAACAATCGTGAAATGCATGCTCCTGGGCATCCTGCTTGTTCCTCTTGTTTTCGCCAGCGGTTGCGGGAACACCAAGGTGACGGTTGTCTTGACTGCGGATGCGGGGGGCGCTAAAGCCCTGCTGGAGCAGGCCGCCATAAAGGCGGAAGTGGATGTCGCGGACATCGCGTCTTTGACCGTGAACGTCACCGGTGTGGTTCTGGACCGGATGGACGGCGGCCAGGAAACGCTGCTGGTAGAGCCGCTGGAGGTTGATCTGGTTCAACTGCTTGGCGTTTCAGGCCTGCTGACCTCCGCCGAGGTGCCCCCCGGCGTTTACACCAAGATACGCCTGGGCATCGAAAATCCCCGCCTGACACTGCTGTCGGACCCGGAAACGGTCATCACGGACATCCACCTCACGGCCAATTCGCGGATGTTCGTCAACACCCAGTTTGCGATCCCGCCCAACACCAGCACGACCATCCAGCTTGATTTCGGCGGGATACATCTGGTGAAACTGGGCAACGGCGGCCACACGCTCACCCCGCAACTGCGCGCCACGGTGCTTGTCGCGCTGACCCCGGTGTCCAACCAGGGCGGGGTGATTTCCGTTGACGCGGCGGCGGGCACGATGGAACTGCTCATTGGTGACAGCGCGGTGACGGTGGACATTTCGGGCGCCGCCATTTTCCTGCCCGGCGACGTGGACACGCCGACCGGCGGCACCGGCGACCTGGTGCCCGGAACACTGGTGGCCGTGGAGGGTTCCGTCAGCCCGTCGGGGATCATCATCGCCGCAACCCTGACCGTTCTTTCCGGGTGACCGATGCGCGCCGCCTCCGCTTAGGCGGGGCGCGCCCCAATGCAGTACCATGAAAATCCCGCAGTCAATGCGGGATTTTCATGGTAAGATTTAAGGCCTGCCCGCCCTTTTCAGGGGGGCCGTGAACTCGGAAAGCGGGACCACCGCCGTCTTGTCCGCCAGCGGATACCTTTTCACGCCCGGATAGACCACAAGGAGCTCGTCCAGTTTCAGGTCGGCAAGGGCGGCCCGCATGGAAGGGGTCAGCGAGGGCGCGTCCGCGCGTTTGCATTCAACGCCGATGCGGCGGCCGTTCTTGAAGAGAAGCAGGTCCAGTTCCGCCCCGTTGTGTGTGGCCCAGAAATAAATGTCATCTGGCTGAAGCGCCTTGATGACCTCCTCCACCGCGTACCCCTCCCAGGAGGCCCCCACTTTGGGGTGGTGCTCCAGGTCGCGCCGGCTGCCGACGCCCAGCAGCGTGTGAAGCAGGCCGCTGTCGCGCACATACACCTTTGGCGCCTTAACCTGGCGCTTGCCGAGATTCTCGAACCACGGGGGCAGTTGCCGCACCATGAACACGCCGGTCAGCAGGTCAAGATAGCGCCGGACGGTGGACTCATTGACCGCCAGGGCGCGCGCGAACTCGGCGGCGTTCCATGTCTGTCCGTGGTAATGCGCCATCATGCCCCAGAACCGGCGGAGTGTCACGGCGGGAAGGGTCACGCCCATCTGGGGCAGGTCCCGTTCGAGAAAGGTCTGGAGGAAACTGCGGCGCCAGGCCGCGGATGCGGCCTCAGTGCGCGCCGTGAAGGACAGGGGGAATCCGCCGCGAAGCCAGTGCCGGTCCATCGCCCCGGCACCGATGTCAGCCAGGCGGAATCCCTCCAGCGGCACCGTCTCCAGCCGGCCCGCCAGTGTTTCGGAGGACTGCCGCAACAGGTCCGGCGAGGCGCTTCCGAGGATGAGAAACCGCGCGCGGAGCGGTTTCCGGTCCGCCAGGACGCGCAGCAGCGGGAAGAGGCCGGGGAGCCTCTGGATTTCATCAATGACCACCAGTCCCCGCAGCGGGCGCAGGGCGGTGTCCGGCTCGGAGAGCCGGGCCAGGCTGGACGGGTCCTCCAGATCGAAATAGTTGAGCGAGTCCGCGGGCACGAGCTGCCGGGCCAGCGTGGTTTTGCCGCATTGCCGCGGCCCCAGCAGCGCGACAATCCGGCTGCGTTTCAGGGCGGCGCGGACCAGGCCCATGTCTGTGTGCCGCGTGATCATGCCCTTATCATACACCATGAAAATCCCGCAGTCAATGCGGGATTTTCATGGTGCTGAAAATTGGCCCCGCGCCTATTCCCCGTCCTCTTCGGCGGGGTAGTCGTCCTTGGAGATGTGGTCGAAATAGAAGTTGTTCTTCGGCCCGAACCAGCCCACGGCCCAGCG
Encoded here:
- a CDS encoding exo-alpha-sialidase is translated as MTRSNTPAVMLAAALLLAGGGATALGIGGLAPAVTLETLDGFERIMDNHHTRRGTVVFFLSSRCETTASQMARINEIHEANRFDVLFIGVSANPEESGDELRRFATNLGAIFPVYRDVKGEALKAFGAATTPEFFLLDHRGRLIYKGGLGGAAYEPGLERAITQYLNRVPVETARTPAKGTSVKARNPRRDVENLYGLPQFRSQFIFQEVPGAAVHHCSTVAEAPNGDILALWYGGSYESAEDQALYLARLVKGAAAWSAPERFLVNHGQPPGNAVIFQGPDGRMHIIWGRMEGSWPKRRGSGWGDCRLLTRTSGDNGHTWSADVEIGDSLGWLPRNTPVTLADGTFALPISGNVRGEGGGSFLLVLDETTGEWSRRGFIRGGSQPTVVVRDNGDLLCLMRGSPRTVKSVSKDHGHTWTPATPTDRRNPDSGLDTVKLKSGRVLQVYTDTESGSRYPMVIVQSHDDGETWGDLITLATDHGEFSYPSIIQASDGTVHLLYTYRRYSIMHTAFNEDWLEHRRARAN
- a CDS encoding DUF4382 domain-containing protein, producing MADRSETIVKCMLLGILLVPLVFASGCGNTKVTVVLTADAGGAKALLEQAAIKAEVDVADIASLTVNVTGVVLDRMDGGQETLLVEPLEVDLVQLLGVSGLLTSAEVPPGVYTKIRLGIENPRLTLLSDPETVITDIHLTANSRMFVNTQFAIPPNTSTTIQLDFGGIHLVKLGNGGHTLTPQLRATVLVALTPVSNQGGVISVDAAAGTMELLIGDSAVTVDISGAAIFLPGDVDTPTGGTGDLVPGTLVAVEGSVSPSGIIIAATLTVLSG
- a CDS encoding ATP-binding protein, which translates into the protein MITRHTDMGLVRAALKRSRIVALLGPRQCGKTTLARQLVPADSLNYFDLEDPSSLARLSEPDTALRPLRGLVVIDEIQRLPGLFPLLRVLADRKPLRARFLILGSASPDLLRQSSETLAGRLETVPLEGFRLADIGAGAMDRHWLRGGFPLSFTARTEAASAAWRRSFLQTFLERDLPQMGVTLPAVTLRRFWGMMAHYHGQTWNAAEFARALAVNESTVRRYLDLLTGVFMVRQLPPWFENLGKRQVKAPKVYVRDSGLLHTLLGVGSRRDLEHHPKVGASWEGYAVEEVIKALQPDDIYFWATHNGAELDLLLFKNGRRIGVECKRADAPSLTPSMRAALADLKLDELLVVYPGVKRYPLADKTAVVPLSEFTAPLKRAGRP